From the Tachyglossus aculeatus isolate mTacAcu1 chromosome 21, mTacAcu1.pri, whole genome shotgun sequence genome, one window contains:
- the LOC119941873 gene encoding uncharacterized protein LOC119941873 isoform X1, whose product MKFLPRALPVPHLASLFSSSGDGGKTDQERPSPNLLLPLSSWSRLAWGVNPGHPAAGVLSVPGHLLHQRQGSCSRTPCSGTPRSNTPCSGAAFGFSPVFGKEDFPWGNSSLDHCPGGILVSGSRRSGGGTQHPFPCPGQKEGGFPVAYWHQECSQAGTGGKRSGDSSGFLHWKWARPETSCTPRLGQGPLDPQKTFGTTLPLVTPLPLCNIP is encoded by the exons ATGAAGTTTCTTCCCAgagccctccctgtcccacaccttgCATCTTTGTTCAGCAGCTCCGGGGACGGGGGGAAGACGGACCAGGAAAGGCCGTCTCCAAACCTCTTGCTGCCTCTTTCTAGTTGGTCACGTCTGGCCTGGGGTGTCAATCCTGGACACCCAGCTGCAG GTGTGCTCAGTGTTCCCGGCCACCTCCTGCACCAGAGGCAGGGCTCCTGCTCCAGGACACCCTGCTCTGGGACACCTCGCTCCAACACACCCTGCTCCGGGGCTGCCTTTGGCTTTTCCCCAGTTTTTG GGAAAGAAGACTTTCCTTGGGGGAATTCCAGCCTGGACCACTGTCCTGGGGGGATCCTGGTATCTGGGTCCCGGAGGAGCGGTGGAGGCACCCAGCACCCCTTCCCTTGcccagggcagaaggagggagggttcCCCGTGGCCTACTGGCATCAGGAGTGCTCACAAGCAGGCACAGGTGGCAAGAGGAGTGGAGACAGCAGCGGTTTTCTGCATTGGAAATGGGCAAGGCCAGAGACCTCATGTACTCCAAGGCTTGGGCAGGGGCCACTGGACCCCCAGAAGACCTTCGGCACTACGCTGCCCTTAGTTACACCCCTGCCACTATGCAACATCCCCTAA
- the LOC119941873 gene encoding uncharacterized protein LOC119941873 isoform X2, with the protein MAEVPDWGGCDCFLPHPNWSSFSAAPGTGGRRTRKGRLQTSCCLFLVGHVWPGVSILDTQLQVCSVFPATSCTRGRAPAPGHPALGHLAPTHPAPGLPLAFPQFLGKKTFLGGIPAWTTVLGGSWYLGPGGAVEAPSTPSLAQGRRREGSPWPTGIRSAHKQAQVARGVETAAVFCIGNGQGQRPHVLQGLGRGHWTPRRPSALRCP; encoded by the exons ATGGCTGAAGTTCCAGACTGGGGAGGCTGTGACtgcttcttgccacatccaaacTGGTCTTCCTTCTCAG CAGCTCCGGGGACGGGGGGAAGACGGACCAGGAAAGGCCGTCTCCAAACCTCTTGCTGCCTCTTTCTAGTTGGTCACGTCTGGCCTGGGGTGTCAATCCTGGACACCCAGCTGCAG GTGTGCTCAGTGTTCCCGGCCACCTCCTGCACCAGAGGCAGGGCTCCTGCTCCAGGACACCCTGCTCTGGGACACCTCGCTCCAACACACCCTGCTCCGGGGCTGCCTTTGGCTTTTCCCCAGTTTTTG GGAAAGAAGACTTTCCTTGGGGGAATTCCAGCCTGGACCACTGTCCTGGGGGGATCCTGGTATCTGGGTCCCGGAGGAGCGGTGGAGGCACCCAGCACCCCTTCCCTTGcccagggcagaaggagggagggttcCCCGTGGCCTACTGGCATCAGGAGTGCTCACAAGCAGGCACAGGTGGCAAGAGGAGTGGAGACAGCAGCGGTTTTCTGCATTGGAAATGGGCAAGGCCAGAGACCTCATGTACTCCAAGGCTTGGGCAGGGGCCACTGGACCCCCAGAAGACCTTCGGCACTACGCTGCCCTTAG